In 'Nostoc azollae' 0708, the following are encoded in one genomic region:
- a CDS encoding quinone-dependent dihydroorotate dehydrogenase → MDIYKALISPFLFTLVKTDPEWLHQQTLRSFIWLSQASYNPSARWLRSRLQQSICLYDTSLEQNLFGLKFLNPVGLAAGFDKDGVGASVWPSFGFGFAELGTVTYHTQPGNPPPRLFRLPLDKAALNRMGFNNSGAYAMAARLTSSNQEESRSIPIGINLGKSKITPLAAAAQDYLESFRLLKDLGDYFVVNVSSPNTPGLRALQNAAVLGHILDLLQTENKLQKPLFVKIAPDLEWDAITDIINLAQTYKLAGLIATNTTISREGLKTQIIEKTGKTPQEEAGGISGAPLCDRSTEVIRFIYQQTQGQIPIIGVGGIFTPEDAWEKITAGASLIQVYTGWIYEGPMMVRRILSGLLTKLEENGLTSISEAVGTVNS, encoded by the coding sequence TTGGATATTTATAAAGCATTAATCAGTCCTTTTTTATTTACTCTGGTAAAAACCGATCCAGAGTGGTTACACCAACAAACGCTACGTAGTTTTATTTGGCTGTCACAAGCAAGCTATAATCCGTCTGCTAGATGGTTAAGATCTAGACTGCAACAGTCTATATGTTTATATGATACAAGTCTGGAACAAAATTTGTTTGGACTAAAGTTCCTTAACCCTGTAGGTTTAGCCGCTGGTTTTGATAAAGATGGAGTTGGTGCTAGTGTTTGGCCTAGTTTTGGCTTTGGCTTTGCAGAATTAGGTACTGTGACTTATCATACCCAACCAGGTAATCCTCCTCCCCGGTTGTTTCGTTTACCTTTAGACAAAGCAGCCCTGAATCGCATGGGCTTTAATAATTCTGGTGCGTATGCAATGGCAGCGAGATTAACATCTAGTAATCAAGAAGAATCTCGGTCAATACCCATAGGCATAAATTTGGGTAAATCTAAGATAACACCCTTAGCAGCAGCAGCACAGGATTATCTGGAGAGCTTTCGATTGCTGAAAGATTTGGGTGATTATTTTGTTGTTAATGTGTCTTCTCCTAATACACCAGGATTACGAGCGCTCCAAAATGCGGCCGTCCTCGGTCATATCTTGGATTTATTACAAACGGAAAACAAATTACAGAAACCACTATTTGTCAAGATAGCACCGGATTTAGAATGGGATGCGATCACTGACATTATTAATCTTGCCCAAACTTATAAACTCGCTGGTTTAATCGCCACCAACACCACTATCAGCCGAGAAGGACTCAAAACCCAAATAATTGAAAAAACTGGTAAAACACCTCAAGAAGAAGCCGGAGGAATTAGTGGTGCGCCATTATGCGATCGCTCCACAGAAGTCATCCGGTTTATTTACCAGCAAACCCAAGGACAAATCCCCATAATTGGCGTTGGTGGCATTTTCACCCCTGAAGATGCCTGGGAAAAAATTACAGCCGGTGCCAGTCTCATTCAAGTTTATACAGGCTGGATTTATGAAGGACCGATGATGGTACGCCGCATTCTTAGTGGTTTGTTGACCAAACTAGAAGAAAACGGCTTAACCTCCATCAGCGAAGCAGTGGGAACAGTCAATTCGTAA
- a CDS encoding transposase family protein — translation MPTFEVLGLHFGIWKTEAKDTFYYWLEILRDVFPPSVLEQVEKHDSDYAMVTQNKRQETKSFPPRVFLLNRSLDL, via the coding sequence ATGCCAACATTTGAGGTTTTAGGTTTGCATTTCGGTATATGGAAAACGGAAGCAAAGGACACATTTTATTACTGGCTAGAGATATTACGAGATGTTTTCCCTCCTAGTGTCCTTGAACAGGTAGAAAAACATGATAGCGATTATGCCATGGTGACTCAGAACAAAAGGCAGGAAACAAAGAGTTTTCCACCAAGGGTATTTTTGTTGAACAGGTCATTAGACTTGTAA